A genome region from Hymenobacter tibetensis includes the following:
- a CDS encoding PaaI family thioesterase, giving the protein MTPATLDTPAAAAFRRTISNPLKLRLFMLRSLPMAYLAGLRLREVTPERAVITVPFKYLTKNPFRSIYFACLSMAAEMASGMLAMMYTQGAGRVSMLVVGLEADFTKKAVGLIAFTCADGPHIAQAIADSRVTGEGRTVVCTSTGVDEVGDVVATFRITWSFRAK; this is encoded by the coding sequence ATGACGCCCGCCACCCTTGATACGCCTGCTGCTGCCGCCTTTCGGCGCACTATTTCCAATCCGCTGAAGCTCCGGCTGTTTATGCTACGGAGCTTGCCGATGGCTTATCTGGCAGGACTACGGCTGCGCGAGGTTACGCCCGAGCGAGCAGTTATTACGGTGCCGTTCAAGTATCTAACTAAAAACCCCTTCCGCAGCATCTACTTCGCGTGCTTGAGCATGGCGGCCGAAATGGCAAGCGGCATGCTCGCCATGATGTACACCCAAGGTGCTGGGCGAGTATCCATGCTGGTGGTAGGACTGGAGGCAGACTTCACCAAGAAAGCCGTGGGACTTATTGCCTTCACCTGCGCCGATGGGCCGCACATCGCCCAAGCCATTGCCGACAGCCGCGTCACCGGGGAAGGCCGCACGGTGGTGTGTACCAGCACGGGCGTCGATGAGGTGGGCGACGTGGTGGCTACGTTTCGAATCACCTGGTCGTTCCGGGCGAAGTAA